One region of Clostridiales bacterium genomic DNA includes:
- a CDS encoding helix-turn-helix domain-containing protein, whose protein sequence is MAVFRVERNSGYTVMSNHHLRNKELTLKAKGLLSQMLSLPEDWDYTLAGLSHINRESIDAIRTAVWELEKAGYILRRQGRDEKGKMTAIEYTIYEQPQPMLENPIPGKPMLENPTTDNPTSENPTQLNKDRSRTNLSKKEKSITDLSSTDSFPILSPDPSPCRAAPERKGTEAFKQSAVDIYREIIMENIEYDTLTQDPKMDKERLDEIVDLMLETVCSARKTLRIAGDDYPAELVKSKFLKLNSSHIEFVMDDPQAAAKLEAKLVKLESAQETMKAVNAYFRKNKTLEGCPSLTPEQITKLQQEMSQSWHLDKSRPYPAYMLSNNNAEIRRIRGRIEQVR, encoded by the coding sequence ATGGCAGTATTTCGGGTGGAGCGCAACAGCGGGTACACCGTCATGTCAAACCACCATCTGCGAAACAAGGAGCTGACCTTGAAAGCCAAGGGGCTGTTGTCGCAAATGCTGTCCCTGCCGGAGGATTGGGACTATACCCTTGCAGGGCTGTCCCATATCAACCGTGAGAGCATTGACGCGATCCGCACCGCCGTATGGGAGCTTGAAAAAGCCGGATATATCCTGCGGCGGCAGGGGCGCGATGAAAAAGGCAAAATGACTGCTATCGAATATACCATCTATGAGCAGCCGCAGCCGATGTTGGAAAATCCAATACCGGGTAAACCGATGTTGGAAAATCCGACAACGGATAATCCGACGTCGGAAAATCCAACGCAATTAAATAAAGACAGATCAAGAACTAACTTATCAAAGAAAGAAAAATCAATTACGGATCTATCAAGTACCGATTCCTTTCCTATCCTTTCCCCTGACCCCTCACCTTGCAGGGCTGCGCCGGAACGGAAAGGAACGGAAGCGTTCAAACAGAGCGCCGTAGATATTTACCGTGAAATCATCATGGAGAATATCGAGTATGACACGCTCACGCAGGACCCGAAAATGGACAAGGAGCGTTTGGACGAGATCGTAGACCTTATGCTGGAAACTGTCTGCTCTGCGCGAAAGACGCTCCGCATCGCTGGCGACGATTACCCTGCCGAGCTGGTAAAGAGCAAATTCTTGAAGCTGAACAGCAGCCACATCGAGTTTGTCATGGACGACCCGCAGGCAGCGGCAAAGCTGGAAGCCAAGCTCGTCAAGCTGGAATCGGCGCAGGAAACCATGAAAGCCGTCAATGCCTATTTCCGTAAGAATAAGACTTTGGAGGGCTGCCCCAGTCTGACGCCGGAGCAGATCACCAAATTGCAGCAGGAAATGTCGCAGTCCTGGCATCTGGATAAGAGCCGGCCGTACCCCGCCTATATGCTCTCCAACAACAACGCTGAGATCCGCCGCATCCGTGGGCGCATTGAACAGGTGCGGTAG
- a CDS encoding TRAP transporter permease, which translates to MSDNKKAADAAASASLQEEMDAVMRKYDRESATRIWAGKPKIVISVVMALFSIYCIWSTLFSTAALEIRLTAFLGLIVIMGYLTYPASKKHVHANRLPWYDIVIMVIGAAAFFYYCFNYSVLIKTLTSAAKMTPFLIAVGVAGILVLAELCRRCVGLPILVVVGALLVYTFVSMLNAGQTFQQVLSRVIYTLFFGTSGVLSTPVQVCAKFIAVFIIFGGFLERTGIASFFIDAANAIAGWTSGGPAKVAVISSALCGMVSGSSVGNTVTTGSVTIPMMKKTGYKPEFAGAVEAAASTGGQIMPPIMGAAAFLMAEYMGVTYGQVTLWAILPAVLYFGGIFISVHLEAKKLGLKGIPRSELPRFKYLIRNVYLLLPLVFLIWMVTANIRSLQFSAAIAILISIAVSLVGTICDASAEVRETKTGSVAGITAKKTGRMILDSLEAGGKGSITVAVACAMAGMIAGCITVTGLASKLISGVIAISSAIPNPTLSLLLALFLTMLCCIVLGMGVPTTANYCIMASTCAPILITLGIPKVAAHFFVFYFGIVADITPPVALAAYAGSAIAKSDPMKTGINATKLAIAAFIVPYIFAMNPSMLLMDQGVLAAIQVIITSCLGIFGIAAALEGYIVTRAPWWQRILLAAGGLCLIDPEFMTDVVGVAVIVVVIVLQIVLRKHSKPAAA; encoded by the coding sequence ATGTCTGACAACAAAAAGGCCGCGGACGCCGCGGCAAGCGCTTCGCTGCAGGAGGAAATGGACGCCGTCATGCGCAAGTATGACCGCGAATCCGCCACCCGCATCTGGGCGGGCAAGCCCAAGATCGTTATCTCCGTCGTCATGGCGCTGTTTTCAATCTACTGCATCTGGTCGACGCTGTTCAGCACGGCCGCGCTCGAGATCCGCCTGACCGCGTTCCTCGGGCTGATCGTCATCATGGGCTACCTGACCTACCCCGCCAGCAAGAAGCATGTGCACGCCAACCGCCTGCCGTGGTACGATATCGTCATCATGGTCATCGGCGCGGCTGCGTTTTTCTACTATTGCTTTAACTATTCCGTGCTCATCAAGACGCTCACCAGCGCCGCCAAGATGACGCCGTTTCTCATCGCCGTCGGCGTGGCCGGCATCCTCGTGCTGGCCGAGCTGTGCCGCCGCTGCGTCGGCCTGCCGATCCTCGTGGTCGTCGGCGCGCTGCTCGTGTACACGTTCGTGAGCATGCTCAACGCCGGGCAGACGTTCCAGCAGGTGCTCAGCCGCGTGATCTACACGCTCTTTTTCGGCACGTCCGGCGTGCTGAGCACGCCCGTGCAGGTGTGCGCGAAGTTCATCGCCGTGTTCATCATCTTCGGCGGCTTCCTTGAGCGAACCGGCATCGCCAGCTTCTTCATTGACGCAGCCAACGCCATCGCCGGCTGGACCTCCGGCGGCCCGGCCAAGGTCGCCGTTATCTCGTCCGCGCTGTGCGGCATGGTGTCCGGCTCGTCCGTCGGCAACACCGTCACCACCGGCTCGGTCACGATCCCGATGATGAAAAAGACCGGCTACAAGCCGGAGTTCGCCGGCGCCGTCGAGGCGGCGGCCTCCACCGGCGGCCAGATCATGCCGCCCATCATGGGCGCGGCCGCGTTCCTCATGGCCGAGTACATGGGCGTGACCTATGGTCAGGTCACACTCTGGGCGATCCTGCCCGCCGTGCTGTATTTCGGCGGCATCTTCATCTCCGTGCATCTCGAGGCCAAGAAGCTCGGCCTCAAGGGCATCCCGCGCTCGGAGCTGCCCCGCTTCAAGTACCTCATCCGCAACGTCTATCTGCTGCTGCCGCTTGTGTTCCTGATCTGGATGGTCACGGCGAACATCCGCTCGCTGCAGTTTTCCGCCGCGATCGCCATCCTGATCTCCATCGCCGTGAGCCTGGTCGGCACCATCTGTGACGCCTCGGCCGAGGTGCGGGAGACCAAGACCGGCAGCGTCGCCGGCATCACCGCCAAAAAGACCGGCCGCATGATCCTCGACTCGCTCGAGGCCGGCGGCAAGGGCAGCATCACTGTCGCCGTGGCCTGCGCCATGGCCGGCATGATCGCGGGCTGCATCACCGTCACGGGCCTGGCGTCCAAGCTCATCAGCGGCGTCATTGCGATCAGCAGCGCCATCCCGAACCCGACGCTCTCGCTGCTGCTGGCGCTCTTCCTGACGATGCTCTGCTGCATCGTGCTCGGCATGGGCGTGCCCACGACCGCCAACTACTGCATCATGGCCTCCACCTGCGCGCCGATCCTCATCACGCTCGGCATCCCGAAGGTCGCGGCCCACTTCTTCGTGTTCTACTTCGGCATCGTCGCCGATATCACGCCGCCGGTCGCGCTGGCGGCCTACGCCGGCTCCGCCATCGCCAAGTCCGACCCCATGAAGACCGGCATCAATGCCACGAAGCTCGCCATCGCGGCGTTCATCGTGCCGTACATCTTTGCGATGAACCCCTCCATGCTGCTCATGGATCAGGGCGTGCTCGCCGCCATTCAGGTCATCATCACGTCGTGCCTCGGCATCTTCGGCATCGCCGCCGCGCTCGAGGGCTATATCGTCACGCGCGCGCCCTGGTGGCAGCGCATCCTGCTCGCCGCCGGCGGCCTGTGCCTGATTGACCCGGAGTTCATGACCGACGTCGTCGGCGTCGCGGTCATCGTGGTCGTCATCGTGCTGCAGATCGTCCTGCGCAAGCACAGCAAGCCCGCCGCCGCGTAA
- a CDS encoding TAXI family TRAP transporter solute-binding subunit translates to MKFNKIVALALALVMVFALCACGGGNTDTKTDDTGSASKVDTNTVSVGAIVIARDDVPTDEIYAFVSTIFDNLDAITAQHAKGAELSIEAAASVKGVPYHPGAAKYFEEKGFKVDAVKEGAGNGTASALSFGTGGESGTYYAFGGVLASFVSGKSDCKVTALTSGGSQANVEDLTNGNVQLAFVQSDVMNYAYNGQRLFDSPVTGFSVVAQLYQEQVQIVTTNPDIKTVADLAGKKVSIGAAGSGVYFNAIDVLSAYDLKESDISAVYQSFGDSAESLKDGKIDAAFIVAGAPTTAITDLATAGSVYLVSLDDSHVQSLLSASPYYTAATIKAGTY, encoded by the coding sequence ATGAAGTTCAACAAAATCGTGGCGCTGGCGCTCGCCCTCGTCATGGTGTTTGCGCTGTGCGCCTGCGGCGGCGGCAATACCGACACCAAGACCGACGACACGGGTTCCGCTTCCAAGGTCGATACCAACACCGTCTCCGTCGGCGCGATCGTCATCGCCCGCGACGATGTCCCGACCGACGAGATCTATGCGTTCGTGTCCACCATCTTTGACAATCTCGACGCCATCACCGCTCAGCACGCCAAGGGCGCGGAGCTGAGCATCGAGGCTGCCGCCTCCGTCAAGGGCGTGCCGTATCACCCCGGCGCTGCCAAGTACTTTGAGGAGAAGGGCTTCAAGGTCGACGCGGTCAAGGAAGGCGCCGGCAACGGCACTGCTTCCGCGCTCAGCTTCGGCACCGGCGGCGAGTCCGGCACGTACTACGCCTTCGGCGGTGTGCTCGCTTCCTTCGTCTCCGGCAAGTCCGACTGCAAGGTCACGGCCCTCACCTCCGGCGGCTCTCAGGCCAACGTCGAGGATCTGACCAACGGCAACGTCCAGCTCGCGTTCGTGCAGAGCGACGTCATGAACTACGCCTACAACGGCCAGCGCCTGTTTGACAGCCCCGTCACCGGCTTCTCCGTCGTGGCTCAGCTGTATCAGGAGCAGGTGCAGATCGTCACCACCAACCCCGACATCAAGACCGTTGCCGACCTCGCCGGCAAGAAGGTTTCCATCGGTGCAGCCGGCTCGGGCGTGTACTTCAACGCCATTGACGTGCTCAGCGCTTACGACCTCAAGGAGTCTGACATCTCTGCCGTGTACCAGAGCTTCGGCGACAGCGCCGAGAGCCTGAAGGACGGCAAGATCGACGCCGCGTTCATCGTCGCCGGTGCGCCCACCACGGCCATCACCGACCTTGCCACCGCCGGCAGCGTCTACCTCGTCAGCCTCGACGACAGCCATGTGCAGTCCCTGCTGTCCGCGTCCCCGTACTACACCGCCGCCACCATCAAGGCCGGCACCTATTGA
- a CDS encoding hemolysin family protein → MSIVWYFAALVVLIALSAFFSASEMSYSSANRLRLENAAEDGDRRAKTAVGILDHFDRTLSAILIGNNLVNIAASSLGSVIVILLAGEQWTWVSTVVLTLLVIIFGETMPKIVAKQNANGIALRNAYIIRALSVILYPVIWLVVGLVHLITRPLHGDAGDGDPEEAASQELQSIIETAEDEDVLDEDRSELLRSALDFSDVSASEAMTARVDMVAIDIDDDWDEIVRIINDSSYSRLPVYSGSVDNIIGFLYLNRFYKAMMDGRPDDLRAQLIPPCFVYKTTRLPDVLAKLRREQKHLAVVTDEYGGTLGVITMEDVLEELVGDIWDEKDVVENEVVTRPDGGYELDGAMTLSDFLELLDWNEDALDDADSTTVGGWTLERFGTFPKVGDSFRYENLTVTVLAMDGRRVERVLVQPDPDADKDKDA, encoded by the coding sequence ATGAGCATCGTGTGGTATTTTGCCGCGCTCGTCGTGCTGATCGCGCTGTCGGCGTTCTTCTCCGCGTCGGAAATGTCGTATTCGTCGGCCAACCGCCTGCGGCTCGAAAACGCCGCCGAGGACGGCGACCGCCGCGCGAAAACGGCCGTCGGCATCCTCGACCACTTCGACCGCACCCTCAGCGCCATCCTCATCGGCAACAACCTCGTCAACATCGCGGCGTCGTCGCTCGGCTCCGTGATCGTCATCCTGCTCGCGGGCGAGCAGTGGACGTGGGTGTCCACCGTCGTGCTGACGCTGCTGGTCATCATCTTCGGCGAGACGATGCCGAAGATCGTCGCCAAGCAGAACGCCAACGGCATCGCCCTGCGCAATGCCTATATCATCCGCGCGCTGTCGGTCATCCTCTACCCCGTGATCTGGCTCGTCGTCGGGCTCGTGCACCTCATCACGCGCCCGCTGCACGGCGATGCCGGCGACGGCGATCCCGAGGAGGCCGCCTCGCAGGAGCTGCAGTCGATCATCGAGACGGCCGAGGACGAGGACGTGCTCGACGAGGACCGCAGCGAGCTGCTGCGCTCCGCGCTCGACTTTTCCGACGTCAGCGCGAGCGAGGCCATGACCGCCCGCGTCGACATGGTCGCCATCGACATCGACGACGACTGGGACGAGATCGTGCGCATCATCAACGATTCGTCGTATTCCCGCCTGCCGGTCTACTCCGGCAGCGTGGACAATATCATCGGTTTCCTGTACCTCAACCGCTTTTACAAGGCCATGATGGACGGCCGGCCGGACGATCTGCGCGCGCAGCTCATTCCGCCGTGCTTCGTCTACAAGACCACGCGCCTGCCCGACGTGCTGGCAAAGCTCCGCCGCGAGCAGAAGCACCTCGCCGTCGTCACGGACGAATACGGCGGCACGCTCGGTGTCATCACGATGGAGGACGTGCTCGAGGAGCTTGTCGGCGACATCTGGGACGAGAAGGACGTGGTGGAAAACGAGGTCGTCACGCGGCCCGACGGCGGCTATGAGCTCGACGGCGCCATGACGCTCTCGGACTTTCTCGAGCTGCTCGACTGGAACGAGGACGCCCTCGACGACGCCGACAGCACCACCGTCGGCGGCTGGACGCTCGAGCGCTTCGGCACGTTCCCGAAGGTGGGCGACAGCTTCCGGTACGAAAACCTCACCGTCACGGTCCTCGCCATGGACGGCCGCCGCGTCGAGCGCGTGCTCGTGCAGCCCGACCCGGACGCGGACAAGGACAAGGACGCATAA
- a CDS encoding hemolysin family protein, with protein MPVIIVLLLGAAYFAVMETAFASASRIRLKAAADHGNRRAEQALYVLDHFDQAITTLLIGTNILHLTIATLVTVAVQRQWGMWAVTAGTLVTTVVVFFAGEMLPKSIAKKYAERLAMRTARSLRFFMVLFKPLSALLTAFGNAVARRVQSEPAVTVTEDELADIIENMTDDGELTAERGELMSSALSFADVPVESVITARVDVAAVDVDDPPEEILAYVREQRHSRLPVYADSIDNVIGILQIRKYIKACIAAGGKAVDVRPLLDEPVFVHQSTLIAEVLPELSSRKANLAIVTDNYGGTLGIVTVEDIVEELVGEIWDEDDVVEESFVPLGGGRYEVDAEMTVGEVFDRLDYTDPEDDEELRYKLLGEWTYEQFSYIPREREGFRYHRLDVRISDMKQKRIVKLVVRLLPEETDEAAPADAAPEKGGEPA; from the coding sequence TTGCCTGTTATCATCGTGCTGCTCCTTGGCGCGGCCTATTTCGCCGTCATGGAGACAGCGTTTGCATCCGCGAGCCGCATCCGGCTCAAAGCCGCCGCTGACCACGGCAACCGCCGCGCCGAGCAGGCGCTGTATGTGCTCGACCACTTCGATCAGGCGATCACGACGCTGCTGATCGGCACGAACATTCTGCACCTGACGATCGCAACGCTCGTGACCGTGGCCGTGCAGCGGCAGTGGGGCATGTGGGCCGTCACCGCCGGCACGCTCGTCACGACCGTGGTCGTGTTCTTCGCAGGCGAGATGCTGCCGAAGAGCATCGCCAAGAAATACGCCGAGCGGCTGGCCATGCGCACGGCGCGCTCGCTGCGGTTTTTCATGGTGCTCTTCAAGCCCCTGTCCGCCCTGCTCACCGCCTTCGGCAACGCCGTCGCCCGCCGCGTACAGAGCGAGCCCGCCGTGACCGTGACGGAGGATGAGCTGGCCGACATCATCGAGAACATGACCGACGACGGGGAGCTGACCGCCGAGCGCGGCGAGCTCATGAGCTCGGCCCTGTCGTTTGCCGACGTGCCGGTCGAGAGCGTCATCACGGCGCGCGTGGACGTCGCCGCCGTGGACGTGGACGATCCCCCGGAGGAGATCCTCGCCTACGTGCGCGAGCAGCGCCACAGCCGTCTGCCCGTGTATGCCGACAGCATTGACAATGTGATCGGCATCCTGCAGATCCGCAAATACATCAAGGCGTGCATTGCCGCCGGCGGCAAGGCCGTGGACGTGCGCCCCCTGCTCGACGAGCCCGTGTTCGTGCACCAGAGCACCCTCATCGCCGAGGTGCTGCCCGAGCTGAGCAGCCGCAAGGCAAACCTCGCCATCGTCACCGACAACTACGGCGGCACGCTCGGCATCGTGACCGTGGAGGACATCGTCGAGGAGCTCGTCGGCGAGATCTGGGACGAGGACGACGTGGTCGAGGAGTCGTTCGTGCCGCTCGGCGGCGGCCGCTACGAGGTCGATGCCGAGATGACCGTCGGCGAGGTGTTCGACCGGCTCGACTACACCGACCCCGAGGACGACGAGGAGCTGCGCTACAAGCTGCTCGGCGAGTGGACGTATGAGCAGTTTTCCTATATCCCGCGCGAGCGGGAGGGCTTCCGCTATCACCGGCTCGACGTGCGCATTTCCGACATGAAGCAAAAGCGCATCGTCAAGCTCGTCGTGCGCCTGCTGCCGGAGGAGACCGACGAGGCCGCCCCCGCGGACGCCGCCCCGGAGAAAGGGGGCGAGCCGGCATGA
- a CDS encoding DNA polymerase III subunit alpha — MGFAHLHVHSEYSLLDGACRIGPLIERAKELGQTALAITDHGVMYGAVAFYKAAVAAGIRPIIGCEVYVAPRGMTDRVHGVDDAYTHLILLCRDETGYHNLCYLVSAAFERGFYGKPRIDWPLLHKHADGLICLSGCVAGDIPRAVLRGDYEAAKARAMELQELFGEGNFYLELQNHHMTDEARVRAALLRIHRETGIPLAATNDVHYIKKQDAYDQDVLLCIQTGQTLDSPDRLRFPNDEFYLKSEAEMRALFDEYPDAVENTQRIADRCHFDFTFGHYHLPRFLLPEGETDADAYLTKLCARGFAKRYGDRPEVRKRLDYELNIIRRMGFVDYFLIVSDFIGYAKAQHIPVGPGRGSAAGSVVSYCLGITDVDPVQYNLYFERFLNPERVSMPDIDVDFCVQRRGEVIDYVIRKYGADHVAQIVTFGTMAARAAVRDVGRVMNMTYAEVDAVAKAIPGGINTTLDEALQQSQTLRAMYDGDDRLHQLIDTARAIEGMPRHASTHAAGVVITEQPVYAYVPLASNDGALVCQFQMTTLEELGLLKMDFLGLRNLTVLEDAARQVRRREPGFQVEHIPLDDKKTFDMLAAGRTVGVFQLESAGITAVCMGLRPRSIEDITAVIALYRPGPMESIPRFLACSAHPERITYKHPLLEPILSVTYGCIVYQEQVIEIFRQLAGFSLGQADMIRRAMSKKKEAVITAERAAFVHGDPERNIPGAVARGVPERTANEIYDEILAFASYAFNKAHAVSYAIVSYRTAYMKRNYPHEYMAALLTSVLDNTPKVTEYIAECRELGIRLLPPDINASDADFTVEEGDLRFGLVAIKGVGRGLIQALMREREIGGPFTAFDEFCRRMNGHDLNRRAVESLIRAGCFDRMGYKRKALMQSVDRVLGGAASESRMNLTGQMNLFSAPDDGGAPADTTQLVLPDVEEFTRAELIAMERETTGLYLTGHPMDDYRALAQQAKAAPMGDILASFHAPATAAHRYRDGQRVVLAGICTASRERATRKNTRMAYLQLEDDGGSMEVLVFSPALDACRDLLAQENPALFVAGRISTRDESDPQLVADKVLPLTEQGLETLRTPPRRDPPPRPEPPKRHRLWVRLPDKDHPAVKRIELILEMFPGDEQLVLVFEDTGRRAAARCVVHPALVEELRELAGPGNVAVTEEKSR, encoded by the coding sequence ATGGGGTTTGCACACCTGCACGTACATAGTGAATACAGCCTGCTCGACGGCGCATGCCGCATCGGGCCGCTCATCGAGCGCGCCAAGGAGCTGGGCCAGACCGCGCTGGCGATCACCGACCACGGTGTCATGTACGGCGCGGTCGCTTTTTACAAGGCGGCGGTCGCTGCCGGCATCCGGCCGATCATCGGCTGCGAGGTCTATGTCGCCCCGCGCGGCATGACCGACCGCGTCCACGGCGTGGACGATGCTTACACGCACCTGATCCTGCTCTGCCGCGACGAGACGGGCTACCACAACCTGTGCTATCTCGTGTCGGCCGCGTTCGAGCGCGGGTTTTACGGCAAGCCGCGCATCGACTGGCCGCTGCTGCACAAACATGCAGACGGTCTCATCTGCCTGAGCGGCTGCGTGGCGGGCGACATTCCGCGCGCGGTGCTGCGGGGAGATTATGAGGCGGCCAAGGCACGCGCCATGGAGCTGCAGGAGCTCTTCGGTGAGGGGAACTTCTACCTTGAGCTGCAGAACCACCACATGACCGACGAGGCGCGCGTGCGTGCGGCGCTGCTGCGCATCCACCGCGAGACGGGCATCCCCCTCGCGGCGACGAACGACGTACACTATATTAAAAAACAGGACGCCTACGATCAGGACGTGCTGCTGTGCATCCAGACCGGGCAGACGCTCGACAGCCCGGACCGCCTGCGCTTCCCGAACGACGAGTTTTACCTCAAGAGCGAGGCCGAGATGCGCGCGCTCTTTGACGAATATCCCGACGCGGTGGAAAACACGCAGCGCATTGCTGACCGGTGTCATTTCGACTTCACGTTCGGCCACTACCACCTGCCGCGCTTTCTGCTGCCGGAGGGGGAGACGGACGCGGACGCCTATCTCACGAAGCTGTGCGCGCGCGGCTTTGCCAAACGCTACGGCGACCGGCCGGAGGTGCGAAAGCGGCTGGATTATGAGCTCAACATAATCCGGCGCATGGGCTTTGTGGACTACTTTCTCATCGTGAGCGATTTCATCGGCTACGCCAAGGCCCAGCACATCCCCGTCGGGCCGGGGCGCGGCAGCGCTGCCGGCAGCGTCGTGTCCTACTGCCTCGGCATCACGGACGTGGACCCCGTGCAGTATAACCTCTACTTCGAGCGCTTTCTCAACCCCGAGCGCGTAAGCATGCCGGATATCGACGTGGACTTCTGCGTGCAGCGGCGCGGGGAAGTGATCGACTACGTCATCCGCAAATACGGCGCCGACCACGTGGCGCAGATCGTCACGTTCGGCACGATGGCCGCGCGCGCGGCAGTGCGCGACGTCGGCCGGGTCATGAACATGACCTACGCCGAGGTGGACGCTGTGGCCAAGGCCATCCCCGGCGGCATCAACACCACGCTCGACGAGGCGCTGCAGCAGTCGCAGACGCTGCGCGCCATGTATGACGGGGACGACCGGCTGCACCAGCTCATCGACACGGCCCGCGCCATCGAGGGCATGCCGCGGCATGCGTCCACGCACGCGGCGGGCGTGGTCATCACGGAGCAGCCGGTGTACGCCTACGTGCCGCTGGCGAGCAACGACGGCGCGCTCGTGTGCCAGTTCCAGATGACGACGCTCGAGGAGCTGGGACTGCTGAAGATGGACTTTCTCGGCCTGCGCAACCTCACCGTGCTCGAGGACGCGGCGCGGCAGGTGCGCCGCCGCGAGCCGGGGTTCCAGGTCGAGCACATCCCGCTCGACGATAAGAAGACGTTTGACATGCTCGCCGCCGGGCGCACCGTCGGCGTGTTCCAGCTCGAGAGCGCGGGCATCACGGCCGTGTGCATGGGGCTGCGCCCGCGCAGCATCGAGGACATCACCGCCGTCATCGCGCTCTACCGCCCCGGGCCGATGGAGAGCATCCCGCGGTTTCTCGCCTGCTCGGCGCACCCGGAGCGCATCACCTACAAGCACCCCCTGCTCGAGCCGATCCTGTCCGTGACCTACGGCTGCATCGTCTATCAGGAGCAGGTCATCGAGATCTTCCGGCAGCTGGCCGGGTTCTCGCTCGGGCAGGCGGACATGATCCGCCGCGCCATGTCGAAGAAGAAAGAGGCCGTCATCACGGCCGAGCGCGCCGCGTTCGTGCACGGCGACCCGGAGCGGAATATCCCCGGTGCGGTGGCGCGCGGCGTGCCGGAGCGGACGGCAAACGAAATTTACGACGAGATCCTCGCCTTTGCAAGCTACGCCTTCAACAAGGCGCACGCCGTGTCCTACGCCATCGTGTCCTACCGCACGGCGTACATGAAGCGCAACTACCCGCACGAATACATGGCAGCGCTTTTGACCTCCGTGCTCGACAACACGCCGAAGGTCACGGAGTACATCGCCGAGTGCCGCGAGCTGGGCATCCGCCTGCTGCCGCCGGACATCAATGCGTCCGACGCCGACTTCACCGTCGAGGAGGGTGATCTGCGCTTCGGCCTTGTGGCCATCAAGGGCGTGGGGCGCGGACTCATCCAGGCGCTCATGCGCGAGCGGGAGATCGGCGGGCCGTTCACGGCGTTTGACGAGTTCTGCCGCCGCATGAACGGGCACGACCTCAACCGCCGCGCCGTCGAGAGCCTCATCCGCGCCGGGTGCTTCGACCGCATGGGCTACAAGCGCAAGGCGCTCATGCAGTCGGTTGACCGCGTGCTGGGCGGCGCGGCGAGCGAGAGCCGCATGAACCTCACCGGCCAGATGAACCTCTTCAGCGCGCCGGACGACGGGGGAGCGCCCGCCGACACGACGCAGCTCGTGCTGCCGGACGTGGAGGAGTTCACGCGCGCGGAGCTCATAGCCATGGAGCGCGAGACGACGGGGCTGTACCTCACCGGCCACCCGATGGACGACTACCGCGCGCTCGCGCAGCAGGCCAAGGCCGCGCCCATGGGCGACATTCTCGCGAGCTTCCACGCCCCGGCCACGGCCGCGCACCGCTACCGCGACGGGCAGCGCGTCGTGCTGGCCGGTATCTGCACCGCCAGCCGCGAGCGCGCCACGCGCAAGAACACCCGCATGGCCTACCTCCAGCTCGAGGACGACGGCGGCAGCATGGAGGTGCTCGTGTTTTCGCCCGCGCTCGACGCCTGCCGCGACCTGCTGGCGCAGGAAAACCCCGCGCTGTTTGTCGCCGGGCGCATCTCGACGCGGGATGAATCCGACCCGCAGCTCGTGGCGGACAAGGTCCTGCCGCTGACGGAGCAGGGGCTCGAGACCCTGCGCACGCCGCCGCGCCGCGACCCGCCGCCGCGGCCCGAGCCGCCGAAGCGTCACCGGCTCTGGGTGCGGCTGCCGGATAAGGACCACCCGGCCGTGAAGCGCATCGAGCTCATCCTCGAGATGTTCCCCGGCGACGAGCAGCTCGTGCTCGTGTTTGAGGACACGGGCCGGCGCGCCGCGGCCCGCTGCGTCGTGCACCCCGCGCTCGTCGAGGAGCTGCGCGAGCTGGCAGGGCCGGGCAACGTCGCCGTCACGGAGGAGAAAAGCCGTTGA